The region CCGTTCGCAGTACCGAGCCTGGATGCACACTGCGCGCCGCGTCGAGTGTGCTTACGATTTGCAATAGCGCGCCTGGATGCACACTCGACTTCAGATCGCGGTGTCGTGGAGCGCCATGAATCGATGCTGTTGTGTATGGTCCCGTCATGGAATCCGAGAGAGAACCCAGTTCGTCCCCGTTCGGGGTCCGTCCGGGGGAAATGATCCGACAGGCCTGGACGGCCTATTGGGCTAACCGATACCAGTTGACGCTCTGGTCGTTCGTGTCGCTGGTGACCTATTACGCATCGATCCAACTGGTGTCTGAAGATCAGACTGCCTGGACCCAGGTCGGGTTTCTGGTGGCCGGTATGGTGGCCACCACGACCGTGGCTTACCCTTGGTTCCGGCTGGCTCTGGCGTCGATCGACGGCACCGCCGCTCCTTTCCATGTCGGACGTTTCTACGACCAGGCCGTAGCCTCGGCCTTCTTCTGGGCCGGGGTTTTGTTGGGGTTTCGCTATCTGTACGGGATTCCCGCTCTGTTCGTCCTGGTTATGTACGCGTTCTTTGGCTATGCCGTGGTCGAGGAGCCGCGTCGGGGAGGCTTGAAGGCGCTCGGCTGGAGTGTCCAGGTCGGGACAAAACGTCGGGTGGGAATTTTCGCCATCGTGGCCCTTTTGCTGACCATGAATCTCCTAGCCTTCATCCCGATCGGTCTCGGTACTGGATCTTTATTCGTGGCGGCAACTGCACTGCTGCTCACTGTAACGACGAACGTTTCGATCGTCTCGGGAGCGGTTGTGTACCGAGCACTTGAAAGGACGGCACCGAAAAGATGAGCAGTAATTTCAAAGGCGCCGCTGCGTCGGCCGGGGTGGCTGTCGGCCCAGCGTTTTTCTATCGGCCGGTATCGGATGAGCCGCTTCCCGACTTCGACGACCCGGCCGCCGCCTTTCATGTCGCAGTTGAAGCGACGGTTGCCGAACTGCGGGAGCTTCAGGCGGCCGCAACCGCGGCGGAGCGTGCGCAAGCGGCCGACGTGATGGGTGCCCAAGCCGCCATGGCTGAGGATCCGATGATGGTTACGGAAGTTGAGTCGCGATTGTTAGCCGGGATAAGCCTCGATACCGCTACGTCTGAAGTCTCAGACCAACTTTCGTCAATGCTGGCATCTCTCGACGACCCGTATTTGGCGGCCCGGTCCCAGGACGTCGTTGAAGTGATGGGCCGAATTCGCACTCAGTTGTCAGGGAAGGAGCGAGCTTCGTTGGCGCTCGACCGACCGATGATCATCGTCACTGACGAACTAAGCGCCGCCGACGCTGTCAATCTTGACCCTGGGCGCGTGCTCGGATTCGTGACATCAAGAGGTGGTCCGACCGGGCACGTTGCGGTTATCGCCCGGTCGCTGGGAATCCCCGCAGTGGTTGGCATCGCCGGCATCGCGGCGATCGTGGCCGACGTAATCGCCATCAACGGGTCAACCGGTGAAGTGGTTGCCGACCCGGATGAAGACACCCTCGCCCGTTTTCAGCAAGCTATCGAGAGCGAAGCTCGCCAACGCGAAGCCGATGCCACCTATTCGGGTCGTTCGGTTTTCTATGACGGGCGACCGATCCGTGTGGCTGCCAATGTCGGAGGGTCAGAAGACGTCGCGGCCAGCCTTCATGCCGACGGCATTGGCCTGTACCGAACCGAGTTCTTGTTTCTCGATCGAGACCGTCCACCCACCGAGGACGAACAGTACGAGGCGTACGCTGAAGCAGCCGCCTCATTCGCACACCCCGTGGTGGTCCGAACGTTTGACATAGGGGGTGACAAGCCAGCCGAATACCTGGCGATTGAGCCAGAGGAGAACCCCTTCTTGGGTGTTCGGGGGGTGCGCCTGTACGAATCGCAGGCGGAACTCTTTGCCAGCCAGCTCCGAGCTCTGCTTCGTGCCGCAACGCAGGGCGACCTTTGGGTGATGATCCCGATGGTGTCGACCGTCGCAGAAGTGTTGGCGGTCCGACGAGCGATGGCGCAGGCCGAGGACTCTCTCGCCGCGGACGGAACCGAATTCGGAGCCGTGAAGCTTGGCGTCATGATCGAGGTTCCGTCGGCGGCGATCTCAGCTCCCCAGCTTGCCCGCCATGTGGACTTCTTCAGTATCGGCACCAACGACCTGACGCAATACACGATGGCCACCGATCGCACCTCGGGGGTCTTGGCCGCCTATTCGGATCCGGCCCATCCGGCTGTTCTTCAATTGTGTGCTCTGACGGCCCAAGCTGCCACAGCCGCGGGCATTTCAGTTGCGGTGTGTGGAGAGGCCGGCTCGGACCCGGTCACGGCAGCGCTGTTTCTTGGCATGGGAATGGACAAGCTGTCGGTGGCCGCCCCGCGAGTTAATGCCATCAGGGCCTTGACCGATCAACTGGACCCCAAACGGGTAACGGCCGCACTCCAGCGTTCGCTCGGGGCGGACTCGGCGAGCGAGGTTCGCGAAATTGTGGGTGACATACTCCCGTGAGTCATAACCTCGACAGCCGGCAAGTGCGTATCGCTTTGTGGCTGCTCGATCAGACTCGACCGAAAAGCACTGCAGCTCTCGCCGATGACCTTGGACTGTCCCAGCGAGTAGTCAGATATCGTTTGAATGGGGTCGAAACCTACCTGCGCTCGCGCAAGCTGACGCTCGCCAAACAGGCCGGTGTCGGCCTGCTCGTCTTCGGCGACTTCTCGGACAAAGACTCAGCTCGCCACGAGCTTGCAGATGAGTCCGAGGACGCATACCGGGTGTTTGCTCGCGACGAGCGAATTGATCTCGTTCGAGCTCTGCTTCTCGATCGGGCACCTGACAACACGACGATGGAGCAACTGCAGGCCCAGCTTGAGGTATCGAAGACCTCGGCTCGTCGGGATACGCTCAGATGCGAACCATGGTTTGCGGAGCAAAGCCTGGTAGTCGCCAGGCGTCCGGGTGTCGGCATGGCGGTGGTTGGTAGCGAGGGAGCCATTCGTCGGGCGACGGTGAAGCTAATCCTCGAAGCCATACCGGATGAAACGCTCACCGAGGCAACTTCGAACCGATCCGCTCCGAGCCTCACCACGCGGGTCTCGGCCGGGATGCGCGAGTACATGATGCGCCTGCCGCTGTACGCGTGCGCCCAACTGGTCCAGCTCCATACGAATGCCGGTTTGCGAGTTCAGAATGATGTGATGTTGCCGCTCTACCTGGCCGTTACGGCTGTCCGATTGGCGGGCGGACGAACCGTGGCCCTCGATGCCGGCCAGCTTCGCTCTTTGATGGACCATCCCGTCTTCGCCACCGCCACCAGTCTCGCCGCCGGGTTGGCCGACATAACCGCCGGGACCATCACTGAGGAGGAGATTGCGGGCATGACCGAATTCTTGCTCGGAGTAGTAGCGCTTGAGGACACCGAGCAAGCAAGTCGGGTTGACGAGACTCTCGTGAACGAGGTCCTCAGCATGGCTGCCGACCAGCTTCATCCGGTCCTGGCCGATGACGTTGAGCTGCGCCGGGGACTGAGTCAGCATTTCGACCGCCTGGCGGTTCGGATCAGCTACGGGCTACCCGTACACAATCCTCTCCTGCGTGACGTAAGGCGTCGCTACCCGGAGGTTCATGCCGTTGCCCGTCGGATCGGCGAAATCGTCGAAGGCCGAATCGGGAGACCGATCCCTGAAGACGAAATCGGTTTCATAACCATGTATTTGTCTGGCGCCATGGAACGAACTCACCTGTGGCCCCGAAGGCGGGCCGTAGTGGTGTGTCCAAGCGGTATGGCTACGGTGTGGATTCTGGTTTCGCGGATCCAAGCCGAGTTCCCTCACCTCGAAATTGCTCAGGTGGT is a window of Acidimicrobiia bacterium DNA encoding:
- the ptsP gene encoding phosphoenolpyruvate--protein phosphotransferase, which encodes MSSNFKGAAASAGVAVGPAFFYRPVSDEPLPDFDDPAAAFHVAVEATVAELRELQAAATAAERAQAADVMGAQAAMAEDPMMVTEVESRLLAGISLDTATSEVSDQLSSMLASLDDPYLAARSQDVVEVMGRIRTQLSGKERASLALDRPMIIVTDELSAADAVNLDPGRVLGFVTSRGGPTGHVAVIARSLGIPAVVGIAGIAAIVADVIAINGSTGEVVADPDEDTLARFQQAIESEARQREADATYSGRSVFYDGRPIRVAANVGGSEDVAASLHADGIGLYRTEFLFLDRDRPPTEDEQYEAYAEAAASFAHPVVVRTFDIGGDKPAEYLAIEPEENPFLGVRGVRLYESQAELFASQLRALLRAATQGDLWVMIPMVSTVAEVLAVRRAMAQAEDSLAADGTEFGAVKLGVMIEVPSAAISAPQLARHVDFFSIGTNDLTQYTMATDRTSGVLAAYSDPAHPAVLQLCALTAQAATAAGISVAVCGEAGSDPVTAALFLGMGMDKLSVAAPRVNAIRALTDQLDPKRVTAALQRSLGADSASEVREIVGDILP
- a CDS encoding transcription antiterminator is translated as MSHNLDSRQVRIALWLLDQTRPKSTAALADDLGLSQRVVRYRLNGVETYLRSRKLTLAKQAGVGLLVFGDFSDKDSARHELADESEDAYRVFARDERIDLVRALLLDRAPDNTTMEQLQAQLEVSKTSARRDTLRCEPWFAEQSLVVARRPGVGMAVVGSEGAIRRATVKLILEAIPDETLTEATSNRSAPSLTTRVSAGMREYMMRLPLYACAQLVQLHTNAGLRVQNDVMLPLYLAVTAVRLAGGRTVALDAGQLRSLMDHPVFATATSLAAGLADITAGTITEEEIAGMTEFLLGVVALEDTEQASRVDETLVNEVLSMAADQLHPVLADDVELRRGLSQHFDRLAVRISYGLPVHNPLLRDVRRRYPEVHAVARRIGEIVEGRIGRPIPEDEIGFITMYLSGAMERTHLWPRRRAVVVCPSGMATVWILVSRIQAEFPHLEIAQVVSAHSFDGQDLDADLVISTVPVSEARLPVVVVNALLNSDDIRSIARYLNPDVTRSTTLS